The genomic stretch GCGCAGCGCTTTTTGCGTATTTTGCAAGAGACTGCCGGAGAGTTACGCATTTACGCCTCTTGGTTTCTGGGACCGCGTTTGCTGAAAGAGGCGGTTGACGGCATGGAGGAGCGTCTGGCGTTGAAGCGCCAGTGGCGTGGGGTGATGTTCATGGATGTGCGGGGTTTCACCCGGTGGAGTGAATCCCATTCCCCGGTGGAGGTGGTCAAGCTGCTCAATGATTATTTCGACGTGGTGGAAAAGGCCATGTCCGGAGCCGATGTCATCAAGGTCAAACACACGGCGGACGAGATCATGGGGGTTTTCCCCGACGGTGAAGAGGCGTTGCGGGTGGCTAAAAGTCTGCGTCCGGTGGTATCCGATTTTCTCAAGGGGTACGGGTTGTCCGCCGGAGTGGGGGTACACGAAGGCGAATTGGTGGAGGGATTGATCGGCAGCAGCGGGGTCAAGCTGTACGACGTGATCGGGGATACGGTCAACACCGGCAAGCGGATTTGCGACAACACGCCGGGCGGCGAGGTCTGGGTTTCGGAGCGGGTCTGGCAGCGGGTGCATCCGGGGCGTTGGCATTTCGGCGAACCGGTGGATGTGGCTGCCAAAGGCAAGAGCCAGCCCCTGCGGGTCTATCCGTTGACTTTCAATATGTAATCTTCTAAGTATCAAAAAAAGGAAATGTTCTGTCCTTTGACTTTGTCTGTCGAGGTTTTTTAAAAAACGTCAAAGTCAACGGACAGAACATTTCCTTTTTTTGATATTTAAAAGATAAAATATTGAAAGTCAAAAAATTTATTTTAATAAGGTGGTGATGTATTTATAAAGCGACACCGGCGTCACCGCCTCGCGGTTGCAGACGATCTGCACATCGAGAGCGGCGGCGGCGCTGCCCAGAAAGGCGGCGAGATCGGGATCGAGCCCGCCGCCAACCCCGATGGCGGACAGGGAGAGAAAAGCATCTCCCGCACCGATGATATCCACCACTTTGGTGGCCAGGGCAGGCACCTTGAAAGGCGTACCGCTGGCGGTATCCATGAAAAGGGCTCCCTCGGGCCCCAGGGTGATGGCCATGTGCCGGGCGTGGACCTTGCGACCGATATCCAGAGTGACCTTTTCCAGCGGATCATGGCGATTGTGGGCGGCCAGCCGCACCTCCGGCTGGTTGAGGGAGACGAAATCGGCCCGCGGATAGCGGGTGATGACGTGATAGCCCCGGTTGCCGCTGTTGATCTGGGTGTTGACCGCCAGAAAACGGGAGTGTTCGCATAAGGCCTTGACCATGGCCGGGGAAATCAGCCCGTTGCCGAAGTCGGCGGCCACCACCACGTCGTATTCGGCGGCATGTTCCCGGATCCAGGCCGTCATGGCCTCATCCACCTCCGGGGTCAGGGGTTCCTTGTCATAAAAGTAGATTTCGAACAGCTTGGTGGCGTCCAGATCCACCAGACGGCGCTTGACCAGCGTCGGGGCCTTCTCGAAATAGTAGAAGACCGGTTCCACCACCGGGGAGAGACGTTGCCGGATGAAGGGTTCCAGCCGGTCGCTGCGTCCCAGTCCCGTCAGCAGCGTCACCTTGGAGCAGAAGCCGGAGAGGTGGTTGGCAATGGCCAGGGAGCCGCCGGGAAACTGCTCGGTGGAGTGGAATTGCACCGACAGCACGTTGCCGCTCTTGCCGGTCAGCCCCAGGGGGGTCGAGTAGCAATATTCGTCCACGATGGCTTCGCCCACCACCAGCACCTTCAGTCGCTGCAGCGACTGGGTGAGTTCGATCACCTGCCGTGAGCTGAAGCGGTTCTTGAATTCGGTGAGAAAGGCTTTGGTCGAAGGCGGGAAGATGTCCAGATGTTCGTTGATCAGGTTGGTGGAGCTGAAGATGATCTCATCGGTGAAGCAGACCCGACCGCCGAAGGACTCCACGGCGTTGCATTCGTGAATGATGTTGCCGGTAATATCGTCCTTGGGGGCTTCGTACTCCCGGCCTTTGACATAGACATCGGGCTTGAGCAGGTGAATCACCGGAACGGCGGTGGGATCGGGATTGATGGCGACGAAATCGACGCACTCCAGCGAAGCCAGGCTTTCGGCACGCAGTTGCTGGGGAAAGATGGGTCGACCGGGGCCTTTGTTGACGTAGGCGTCGCCGGTCACGGTGACACAGAGGATGTCCCCTTCCTGACGAGCCCGTTTCAGATGGCGGATATGGCCCAGGTGCATCAGATCGAAGGTGCCGTGGCACAGCACGACGCGCTTGCCCTTGCGCTTGAGACCGGCAACCCGTCGAGCCAGGCTGTGGAGTTCCAGGATTTTTCGATCCGGGACCATGATCCCCCTCCCGTTATTCTTGACTGTCCGCTTTTCCCAGGTAATGAAACCAGGAAGCGGTTGCTTTGGCAATGGATGACGCATCCCAGAGGGGGGCGCTGCGCCAGTCGTCGATGTGTTGCAGCATGATGGCCACGCCCTCCTCGAAGCTGACTTTGGGTTGC from Magnetococcales bacterium encodes the following:
- a CDS encoding adenylyltransferase/cytidyltransferase family protein, with protein sequence MVPDRKILELHSLARRVAGLKRKGKRVVLCHGTFDLMHLGHIRHLKRARQEGDILCVTVTGDAYVNKGPGRPIFPQQLRAESLASLECVDFVAINPDPTAVPVIHLLKPDVYVKGREYEAPKDDITGNIIHECNAVESFGGRVCFTDEIIFSSTNLINEHLDIFPPSTKAFLTEFKNRFSSRQVIELTQSLQRLKVLVVGEAIVDEYCYSTPLGLTGKSGNVLSVQFHSTEQFPGGSLAIANHLSGFCSKVTLLTGLGRSDRLEPFIRQRLSPVVEPVFYYFEKAPTLVKRRLVDLDATKLFEIYFYDKEPLTPEVDEAMTAWIREHAAEYDVVVAADFGNGLISPAMVKALCEHSRFLAVNTQINSGNRGYHVITRYPRADFVSLNQPEVRLAAHNRHDPLEKVTLDIGRKVHARHMAITLGPEGALFMDTASGTPFKVPALATKVVDIIGAGDAFLSLSAIGVGGGLDPDLAAFLGSAAAALDVQIVCNREAVTPVSLYKYITTLLK
- a CDS encoding adenylate/guanylate cyclase domain-containing protein, with the protein product MNSVVTAGIDLESRLRGTARGAVLQELFTNAIHFPIANIFLEMLLKPDVLDYLTEPDILILLFSSLAQAWYLGMGRYRGHWRPLAGNLIGPALYTLSELLRDGIEILHVPNYIAYWAFSAVIGLLQEGRRLGPVSLQGGFLLLEHLARTGIVVVCYAIFENLQKGKVVSFEGFFLEVSHVYVTAIIMLLGLVVGFSNLVAQRFLRILQETAGELRIYASWFLGPRLLKEAVDGMEERLALKRQWRGVMFMDVRGFTRWSESHSPVEVVKLLNDYFDVVEKAMSGADVIKVKHTADEIMGVFPDGEEALRVAKSLRPVVSDFLKGYGLSAGVGVHEGELVEGLIGSSGVKLYDVIGDTVNTGKRICDNTPGGEVWVSERVWQRVHPGRWHFGEPVDVAAKGKSQPLRVYPLTFNM